In one Niallia taxi genomic region, the following are encoded:
- a CDS encoding carbon-nitrogen hydrolase family protein, with product MKIRVSAVQYKLQNIKSFEEFAKQCEHYVRTAQEFGAEFVLFPEFFTTQLLSMGDGQNPLTINELPGFTEQYQNLFRTFAVQTGMHIIGGTHVIRRDDKLFNVAHLFYPDGRIEEQAKLHITPTEVEEWNMEKGDSFRIFETDKGKIAILTCYDIEFPEIVRMAKAKGADVIFCPSCTDDRHGFHRVRYTCHARAIENQVYVVVTGTVGSLTNVDFMRANFGQAAIITPNDIPFPPKGIMAEGELNDDMIITSDLDLSLLYEVRAKGSVTTWRDRRTDIYTDWEKIEG from the coding sequence ATGAAAATAAGAGTTTCTGCCGTGCAGTATAAACTGCAAAACATTAAGTCATTTGAAGAATTTGCTAAGCAGTGTGAGCATTACGTCCGAACGGCACAGGAATTTGGAGCAGAGTTTGTTTTATTTCCTGAATTTTTTACAACACAGCTGTTGTCAATGGGAGATGGGCAAAATCCGTTGACCATTAATGAGTTGCCTGGATTTACAGAACAGTATCAAAATCTGTTCCGCACATTCGCTGTTCAAACTGGAATGCACATAATCGGTGGAACTCACGTTATCCGCAGGGATGACAAATTATTTAATGTCGCCCATTTATTTTATCCTGATGGAAGAATTGAGGAGCAAGCAAAGCTTCATATTACACCGACTGAAGTTGAGGAATGGAATATGGAAAAGGGCGATAGCTTCCGGATTTTTGAAACAGATAAAGGTAAAATTGCGATTTTGACCTGTTATGATATAGAATTCCCTGAAATTGTGCGAATGGCAAAAGCAAAAGGGGCAGATGTCATATTTTGTCCGTCCTGTACAGATGACCGCCATGGCTTCCATCGTGTTCGATACACATGCCATGCAAGAGCGATTGAAAACCAAGTGTATGTAGTTGTGACTGGTACGGTCGGCTCCTTAACAAATGTTGATTTTATGCGTGCCAATTTCGGTCAGGCGGCGATTATTACTCCGAACGATATCCCGTTTCCACCAAAAGGAATTATGGCAGAGGGCGAGCTAAACGATGATATGATAATTACCTCTGATCTCGATCTTTCTCTTCTTTATGAGGTGAGAGCAAAGGGCTCTGTCACAACTTGGAGAGACAGACGAACAGATATTTATACAGATTGGGAAAAAATAGAAGGCTGA
- a CDS encoding phospholipase D-like domain-containing protein has translation MRKKRKKLIISIFIVFFSIYISVLLYHTLKPLPQGISYEGPIHSVRDKDIEFLEDTTYKDEAGNQKLHQEILARMLKEIDEAEQFIVIDMFLFNSDTNDDQTYPKIAKAVTDKLVEKKQKNPAMKLIFITDPVNTTYHSYPTPELTRLKNSGAKVVETNMEGFRDSNPLYSTLWRLSVKWFGHGDNGHIPNMLADSAPDVTVRSYLDLLNVKANHRKVLITENTAIVSTGNMHDASGYHSNIAYVVKGNIINDLLETEESVYQLMDKTSFPAVKPSEEKGDIQLQLLTEGKIAKQVINGIHSTNKGDTIWIGMLYLADRPVMDELIDAAARKVQINLILDPNQNSFGNKKAGLPNIPTAAELMKKGNEQIAIRWYNTGKEQYHSKLMLIESEKKNIIIAGSANYTRRNLHDLNLETNLKIAASSDAQIMKETKSYFEKLWTNKDGKYTKDYSTEDELPAFRYLLYRLQRILWFTTY, from the coding sequence ATGAGAAAAAAAAGAAAGAAACTAATTATAAGTATATTTATTGTGTTTTTCTCTATTTACATAAGCGTACTTTTGTATCATACACTTAAACCATTACCTCAAGGAATTTCATATGAAGGACCTATACACAGTGTCAGGGATAAAGACATTGAATTTCTTGAGGATACAACCTATAAGGATGAAGCTGGCAACCAAAAGCTCCATCAGGAAATTCTTGCACGTATGCTTAAAGAAATAGATGAGGCAGAGCAATTTATTGTAATAGACATGTTTCTATTTAACAGTGATACAAATGATGACCAAACATATCCGAAAATCGCTAAAGCAGTGACAGACAAGCTTGTTGAGAAGAAACAAAAAAATCCGGCGATGAAGCTGATTTTTATAACAGATCCTGTCAATACAACCTATCATTCCTATCCTACTCCTGAGCTTACTAGATTAAAAAATAGTGGGGCGAAGGTTGTGGAAACAAATATGGAAGGCTTCCGTGACTCCAACCCACTTTATTCAACACTTTGGCGATTGTCAGTTAAATGGTTTGGTCACGGAGATAACGGTCATATACCGAATATGCTTGCTGATAGTGCACCAGATGTAACAGTTAGGTCGTATTTGGATTTACTGAATGTAAAAGCGAACCATCGTAAGGTGCTAATTACAGAAAATACAGCTATCGTTTCGACAGGAAATATGCATGATGCAAGTGGATACCATTCTAATATTGCTTATGTTGTGAAAGGAAATATAATAAATGATTTACTCGAAACAGAGGAAAGTGTCTATCAACTGATGGACAAGACGTCATTCCCTGCAGTGAAACCTTCCGAGGAAAAAGGGGATATTCAATTACAGCTTCTTACAGAAGGGAAAATCGCTAAACAGGTGATAAACGGAATTCACAGCACAAACAAAGGCGATACCATTTGGATCGGAATGCTTTATTTGGCAGATCGTCCTGTAATGGATGAATTGATAGATGCCGCAGCTCGTAAGGTACAAATAAACTTAATTCTTGATCCAAACCAAAATTCATTTGGTAATAAGAAGGCTGGTCTTCCCAATATACCGACTGCGGCAGAGTTGATGAAAAAAGGAAATGAGCAGATTGCAATACGGTGGTATAACACTGGTAAGGAGCAGTACCACTCAAAGCTGATGCTGATTGAAAGCGAGAAGAAAAATATTATTATTGCAGGGTCTGCCAACTACACTAGAAGAAATCTTCATGACTTGAATTTAGAAACAAATCTCAAAATAGCTGCTTCTTCTGATGCGCAAATAATGAAGGAAACAAAAAGCTATTTTGAAAAACTGTGGACAAATAAAGATGGAAAATATACAAAAGATTACAGCACAGAGGATGAACTCCCTGCATTCCGTTATTTACTATACCGCCTTCAGCGTATCCTATGGTTCACTACCTATTAA
- a CDS encoding acyl-CoA thioesterase: MEYVHKLELKIDYADTDMMAVVYHANYLKFFERGRTALIEDIGYSYVAMEEEGYFAPVYDVQATYKKPLRYGDKAYVKTWIDANDGIKTVYGYRIENGAGDLCVEGSTTHIIVSKENFRPKSFKKTFPEWFQKYEELKRK, translated from the coding sequence TTGGAATATGTACATAAACTAGAGCTTAAAATTGATTATGCTGATACGGATATGATGGCGGTAGTCTATCATGCTAATTACTTGAAATTTTTTGAGCGCGGGAGAACAGCATTAATTGAGGATATTGGCTACAGCTATGTTGCAATGGAGGAAGAGGGCTATTTCGCGCCTGTTTATGATGTGCAGGCAACGTATAAAAAGCCATTGCGATATGGTGATAAAGCCTATGTTAAAACATGGATTGATGCTAATGATGGTATCAAGACAGTATATGGCTATCGAATTGAAAACGGAGCTGGCGACCTTTGTGTTGAGGGCTCGACGACCCATATTATTGTCAGCAAGGAAAATTTCAGGCCTAAATCATTCAAAAAAACATTTCCAGAATGGTTTCAAAAGTATGAAGAACTTAAAAGAAAATAA
- the plsY gene encoding glycerol-3-phosphate 1-O-acyltransferase PlsY, with protein sequence MIIAILIILAYLIGSIPSGLIIGKAFYKIDIREHGSGNLGGTNSFRVLGKKAGFVVTFSDILKGTLATCLPLLLSLFTDIQVNVSPLIFGVVAVIGHMYPIFAGFKGGKAVATSAGILLGHEPLMFLIIMVVFFLSLYLSKYVSLSSMIAGFAGLVYSIILWDDKLLIAILAILTIFVVYRHRANIKRILNKTEPKITWL encoded by the coding sequence TTGATTATTGCCATTTTAATTATTTTAGCCTACCTGATAGGATCCATTCCTTCCGGTTTAATCATTGGGAAGGCTTTCTATAAAATCGATATAAGAGAGCATGGAAGTGGAAATCTCGGAGGCACAAACTCATTTAGAGTTTTGGGAAAAAAAGCCGGATTTGTCGTGACATTCTCAGACATTTTAAAAGGAACTTTGGCAACTTGCCTTCCGCTATTGCTTAGCCTTTTTACTGATATTCAAGTTAATGTTAGCCCGCTGATCTTTGGTGTTGTTGCCGTAATTGGCCATATGTATCCAATATTCGCAGGCTTTAAAGGTGGAAAAGCTGTCGCAACGTCTGCAGGTATCCTTTTAGGCCATGAGCCATTAATGTTTTTGATTATTATGGTCGTCTTTTTCTTAAGTTTATATTTATCTAAATACGTTTCTCTATCTTCCATGATTGCCGGATTTGCTGGTTTGGTATACTCTATCATCCTCTGGGACGATAAGCTGTTAATTGCCATTCTCGCCATACTGACTATTTTTGTCGTATACAGACATCGTGCTAATATTAAACGTATATTAAACAAAACAGAACCGAAGATAACTTGGCTGTAA
- a CDS encoding CapA family protein: protein MKKNLQLYILLAFIGASIAAFAFFKLNPDNADNKKDRYTSSDLPMKQNDLGTKSIGREATLGAVGDILIHDRVYNEAKADEGFDFKPMLAEVKEALEKPDILLANQETIVAGEKIGLSSYPSFNSPHEVADALVDAGVDIVTTANNHSLDRGVSAQKQSLEYLNKINLPYVGTFASEEDQQKLRVLNSNGIKIAYLSYTYGLNGISVPENEAYIVNLIDKEKMKKEIAKAKKQADFIVMGIHWGIEYERNPNQEQKNLAQFLVDEGVDIIFGGHPHVLQPMEWLYDKNGKKSLVVYSLGNFLSGQADDYRDIGGMVTVKVSKTELGGKTTKKIEVPSFYPTYVYSKNDKGYKMVPLEDAGKLGLPDSKQNYQEIMTHMLKGVHPK from the coding sequence ATGAAAAAAAATTTACAGCTCTATATTTTGCTTGCTTTTATTGGTGCTTCCATTGCAGCCTTTGCTTTTTTCAAGCTTAATCCTGACAATGCTGACAATAAAAAAGATAGATATACGAGCAGCGACCTGCCAATGAAGCAAAATGATCTTGGCACTAAATCTATTGGCCGTGAAGCTACACTTGGGGCTGTCGGGGATATCTTGATTCATGATCGGGTATATAATGAAGCAAAAGCAGATGAAGGCTTTGACTTTAAACCAATGCTTGCAGAAGTTAAAGAAGCACTTGAAAAGCCTGACATTCTCTTGGCAAATCAAGAAACGATTGTAGCAGGTGAAAAAATCGGATTATCAAGCTATCCGTCTTTCAACAGCCCACATGAAGTCGCAGATGCGCTAGTTGATGCTGGCGTTGATATCGTGACTACCGCTAATAATCATTCTTTAGATAGAGGTGTCAGCGCTCAAAAGCAGTCACTAGAATACTTAAACAAAATTAACCTTCCCTATGTTGGAACATTTGCAAGTGAAGAAGACCAGCAAAAGCTTCGTGTCCTTAATTCTAACGGCATTAAAATCGCTTATCTTTCCTACACCTATGGATTAAACGGTATTTCAGTTCCTGAAAATGAAGCATATATCGTTAATCTCATCGATAAGGAAAAAATGAAAAAAGAGATAGCAAAAGCGAAAAAGCAAGCTGACTTTATCGTAATGGGGATTCACTGGGGCATTGAATATGAGCGCAATCCAAATCAAGAACAGAAAAATCTTGCCCAATTCCTTGTTGATGAAGGTGTCGACATTATTTTCGGTGGACATCCTCATGTGTTGCAGCCAATGGAATGGTTATATGACAAAAACGGTAAAAAATCCTTAGTTGTATATTCACTCGGCAACTTTTTGTCAGGACAAGCTGATGATTATCGTGATATTGGCGGGATGGTAACAGTTAAAGTAAGTAAAACAGAGCTTGGAGGAAAAACCACCAAAAAAATTGAAGTACCCTCCTTTTATCCAACATATGTGTACAGTAAAAATGACAAGGGCTACAAAATGGTTCCGTTAGAGGATGCTGGCAAGCTTGGGCTGCCTGACAGCAAGCAAAACTATCAGGAAATTATGACACATATGTTAAAAGGTGTACATCCAAAGTAA
- a CDS encoding HesB/YadR/YfhF family protein codes for MKIVISDKASEWYKNELLLNEGDYVRFFARYGGCSTVQQGFSLGISNEKPVNSGVSTEKDGIRYYIEEKDLWYFDDNDLLADFNDAAQEPEYHYTEKQA; via the coding sequence ATGAAAATAGTAATAAGTGATAAAGCGTCAGAATGGTATAAAAACGAACTGCTTCTTAACGAAGGTGACTATGTCCGATTTTTCGCAAGATACGGGGGCTGCAGTACTGTGCAACAAGGTTTCTCTCTTGGCATTTCTAACGAAAAACCTGTAAATTCAGGTGTTAGTACGGAGAAGGATGGCATTCGTTATTATATCGAGGAGAAGGATCTTTGGTATTTTGATGATAATGATTTGTTAGCTGACTTTAATGATGCAGCACAGGAACCGGAATATCACTACACAGAAAAGCAGGCTTAA
- a CDS encoding SGNH/GDSL hydrolase family protein, with product MKIICFGDSLTRGVSFVKGRPRILKDNYPTILSKLFTGITFSMEGVEVLNKGVFNDNSDLLMKRLDKDVLMEEPDYVLISVGGNDCNFQWDEVAEFPEVEHTPIVPIAKYTDNVETIVEKVRERNIIPVILTLPPLEPVQYYQFLADKYGNSISHWISLCGGIEHWHGLYNRQLQRIADQLNVLTIDVRSCLRQAGNIHDFISDDGIHLNASGYEKMGTAVFQELNKLIAPYA from the coding sequence ATGAAAATCATCTGTTTTGGCGACAGTCTGACTAGAGGTGTATCCTTTGTTAAAGGAAGACCACGAATTCTAAAGGATAACTACCCAACTATCCTAAGTAAATTATTTACGGGGATTACTTTCTCTATGGAGGGTGTAGAGGTACTGAATAAAGGTGTTTTTAATGATAACTCCGACCTTTTAATGAAACGCCTCGATAAGGACGTGCTAATGGAGGAGCCGGACTATGTTTTGATCAGTGTGGGAGGTAATGACTGTAACTTTCAATGGGACGAGGTTGCTGAGTTTCCTGAAGTAGAGCATACGCCGATTGTACCAATAGCCAAGTATACGGATAACGTCGAAACAATTGTAGAGAAAGTACGAGAACGAAATATCATACCAGTAATATTAACATTACCGCCATTAGAACCAGTTCAGTACTACCAGTTTCTTGCAGACAAGTATGGAAATTCAATTAGTCATTGGATTAGCTTGTGCGGCGGTATTGAACATTGGCATGGTCTTTATAACAGACAGCTTCAAAGAATCGCTGATCAGCTGAATGTTTTAACAATTGACGTCAGGTCATGTCTGAGACAAGCAGGCAATATTCATGATTTTATAAGTGATGACGGTATCCATTTGAACGCTTCCGGCTATGAAAAAATGGGAACTGCAGTGTTTCAGGAATTAAACAAGCTTATTGCACCATATGCCTAA
- a CDS encoding acyl-CoA dehydrogenase family protein encodes MAANFSQMNNLSERLMAMGKLAKGFSERAREVDENGSFPFENIKELKEFGYTALTIPAAYDGKEISIYEMVRLQEAIAIGDGSTALSIGWHMGVVRNMCENKWDTALLEELYTNIKNGALINSAATEPQTGSPTRGGRPQTTAEKRGDSWVINGRKSFTSMSPMLDYFVVSASIKDTDEVGNFLIKRNNPGLKIKETWDSIALRGTGSHDVFLEEAVIEGKYMVEKLGGPRKVNPWLLHIPACYLGIAGAAQKEAIRFAKSHSPNSITGTISELPAVRTKIGEIELKMLTAKHFLYSVSQKWDAAKEDEQHILVPELSAAKHFVTNTAIEVVDLAMRIVGARSLSASSPLQRYYRDVRAGLHNPPMDDMTISQLADKALKENE; translated from the coding sequence ATGGCTGCGAATTTTTCACAAATGAACAATCTTTCTGAAAGGCTTATGGCAATGGGGAAATTGGCAAAGGGCTTTTCAGAAAGAGCACGGGAAGTAGATGAAAACGGATCTTTCCCATTTGAAAACATAAAGGAATTAAAGGAATTCGGTTATACAGCATTAACTATACCAGCAGCATATGATGGAAAGGAAATATCCATCTATGAAATGGTAAGACTGCAGGAGGCAATTGCCATAGGCGATGGATCAACTGCGTTGTCCATTGGCTGGCATATGGGTGTTGTCCGCAATATGTGCGAAAACAAGTGGGATACTGCACTGCTTGAGGAGTTGTATACGAATATCAAAAACGGCGCCCTTATAAACAGTGCAGCAACAGAACCGCAAACAGGCAGCCCTACAAGAGGAGGAAGACCGCAAACCACAGCTGAAAAAAGGGGCGATTCCTGGGTGATTAATGGTAGAAAATCCTTTACCTCCATGTCACCGATGCTGGATTATTTTGTTGTTAGTGCCTCCATTAAAGATACAGATGAGGTAGGGAATTTTCTGATTAAAAGAAATAATCCAGGCTTGAAAATTAAAGAAACTTGGGACAGTATTGCATTGCGCGGAACTGGAAGCCATGATGTGTTTTTGGAGGAAGCAGTTATCGAAGGCAAATATATGGTGGAAAAGCTTGGCGGACCAAGAAAGGTCAACCCGTGGCTGCTTCACATTCCTGCCTGCTATCTTGGAATCGCCGGAGCGGCCCAAAAGGAAGCAATTAGATTTGCGAAGAGCCACTCACCAAACAGCATTACAGGTACAATAAGTGAACTTCCGGCCGTAAGGACAAAAATTGGTGAAATCGAATTGAAAATGTTAACGGCAAAGCATTTCCTTTATTCTGTTAGTCAAAAATGGGATGCAGCAAAAGAAGATGAGCAGCACATATTAGTTCCAGAGCTAAGTGCTGCCAAACATTTTGTAACAAACACGGCAATTGAGGTAGTCGATTTGGCTATGCGTATTGTTGGTGCAAGAAGCCTTTCTGCAAGCAGTCCGTTGCAGCGCTATTACAGAGATGTAAGGGCAGGATTGCATAATCCACCAATGGATGATATGACTATATCCCAGTTAGCTGACAAAGCGTTGAAGGAAAATGAATAA
- a CDS encoding two-component system sensor histidine kinase NtrB, with amino-acid sequence MIENQEKLQTPERTAVGFAHEIKNPITAVRGLLQLLANPDLPAPKRMLYSEVAIEELDRANQLLNNMVYDTPLSYQTSETIDIKAAVNKAMLSYEQAIQVKGIQLQANFISYFKPLLPKIQLSQVLVNLLKNAVEACSENGSISITVSKDDNFGIISIKDNGCGISEEALDKLFTPFFTTKKLGTGIGLSICKSIIEEAQGCIKVHSTLGEGTEFIVKLPLGYQ; translated from the coding sequence ATGATAGAGAATCAAGAAAAACTACAAACCCCGGAAAGAACAGCAGTTGGTTTCGCTCATGAAATTAAAAACCCAATAACTGCAGTGCGCGGCCTTCTGCAGCTTCTTGCAAACCCAGATTTACCTGCACCAAAAAGAATGCTTTATTCTGAGGTAGCCATTGAAGAATTAGACAGGGCAAATCAGCTCCTTAATAACATGGTATATGACACTCCCCTTTCCTATCAAACTTCAGAAACTATCGACATCAAGGCTGCTGTAAACAAAGCAATGCTTTCGTATGAACAAGCCATCCAAGTGAAAGGCATCCAGCTTCAAGCAAACTTTATATCCTACTTCAAGCCTTTATTGCCAAAAATACAGCTTTCACAAGTGCTCGTAAACCTCCTCAAAAACGCTGTTGAAGCATGTTCAGAAAACGGCTCAATATCCATTACTGTGTCCAAGGATGATAACTTCGGGATAATCTCTATTAAGGATAATGGCTGTGGAATTAGTGAAGAAGCATTAGATAAGCTGTTCACTCCTTTTTTCACAACAAAAAAGCTTGGCACTGGAATCGGTTTAAGCATCTGTAAGTCGATTATTGAGGAAGCTCAAGGCTGCATTAAGGTCCATTCCACCCTAGGTGAAGGAACAGAATTTATTGTCAAGCTTCCGCTAGGCTATCAATAA
- a CDS encoding GNAT family N-acetyltransferase has product MYYSSNFYIYDGKKPRECKVRNYQKEDFAELINIQAECFPPPFPSELWWSKDQLENHVTIFPEGAICVEVEGKLAGSLTSLCIAYNEEEHEHTWSEITADGYITTHIKDGNALYVVDISIRPAYRSLGLGKIMMQTMYQIVIEKKLDRLIGGSRMPGYRKYADELSPEEYVSQVVAGEKKDPVISFLMSCGRIPVTVLNNYLEDEDSLNNAVLMEWKNPFK; this is encoded by the coding sequence ATGTACTATAGCAGCAATTTTTATATATATGATGGTAAAAAGCCTAGAGAATGCAAAGTCCGCAATTACCAAAAAGAGGACTTTGCAGAGTTAATAAACATTCAAGCTGAATGCTTTCCCCCTCCATTTCCATCAGAGCTTTGGTGGTCAAAGGACCAGCTGGAAAACCATGTGACCATTTTTCCAGAAGGGGCCATTTGTGTGGAAGTTGAAGGGAAATTAGCAGGCTCGCTCACTTCTCTTTGTATAGCCTACAACGAAGAGGAACATGAGCATACATGGAGTGAAATAACAGCTGACGGATATATTACAACACATATTAAGGATGGGAACGCACTTTATGTTGTTGATATTAGTATTCGCCCAGCATATCGCTCACTTGGATTAGGAAAAATTATGATGCAAACCATGTACCAGATTGTCATTGAAAAGAAGCTTGATCGCCTCATAGGCGGCAGCAGAATGCCTGGATACCGTAAATACGCTGACGAGCTTTCCCCGGAAGAATATGTTAGTCAAGTTGTAGCTGGAGAAAAAAAGGATCCTGTTATTTCTTTTTTAATGAGCTGCGGCAGAATACCTGTCACTGTTCTTAATAACTATTTAGAAGATGAAGATTCCTTGAACAATGCTGTGCTGATGGAATGGAAAAATCCGTTTAAATAA
- a CDS encoding aldo/keto reductase: MNLQSTVKLNNGVEMPKFGLGVFKVQEGQEVIDSVKAAIKAGYISIDTAAVYKNEEGVGQGIKESGVDREKLFITTKVWNADQGYDSTLAAFETSIQKLGLDYIDLYLIHWPVSGKYKETWKALEKLYKDGKVKAIGVSNFHKHHLEDLLSEAEIVPTVNQIELHPLLSQEELRNFCKEKGIVVEAWSPLAQGKLLDNPVLTEIAAKYNKSTAQVILRWDLQNDIVTIPKSIKEHRIIENADIFDFELTAEDLEKINGLNKNERVGADPDNFNF; this comes from the coding sequence ATGAATCTACAGTCAACTGTCAAACTAAATAATGGTGTGGAAATGCCTAAATTCGGTTTAGGTGTTTTTAAAGTGCAAGAGGGTCAAGAAGTAATTGATTCTGTTAAAGCAGCCATTAAAGCTGGTTACATAAGCATTGATACAGCAGCAGTTTATAAAAATGAAGAAGGTGTTGGCCAAGGTATAAAAGAGTCAGGTGTCGACAGAGAGAAGCTTTTCATTACAACAAAAGTTTGGAATGCAGATCAAGGATATGATTCCACATTGGCGGCATTTGAGACAAGCATTCAAAAGCTTGGTCTTGACTATATTGACCTGTATCTGATTCATTGGCCGGTCAGCGGAAAATATAAAGAAACTTGGAAGGCTCTTGAGAAGCTATACAAAGATGGAAAAGTAAAAGCAATTGGTGTCAGTAATTTCCATAAGCATCATCTTGAGGATTTGCTGTCAGAAGCGGAGATTGTTCCAACGGTTAACCAAATTGAGCTTCATCCATTGCTTAGTCAAGAAGAGCTTCGTAATTTCTGCAAGGAAAAAGGCATTGTCGTAGAGGCTTGGTCTCCTTTAGCACAAGGAAAGCTGCTTGATAACCCTGTTCTTACTGAAATTGCAGCAAAATACAATAAATCAACGGCACAAGTCATCTTAAGATGGGATCTTCAAAATGACATTGTAACTATTCCGAAGTCAATTAAAGAACATCGTATCATCGAAAATGCAGATATTTTCGATTTTGAACTTACTGCTGAGGATTTAGAAAAAATCAATGGACTGAACAAAAATGAGCGTGTAGGTGCAGATCCAGATAATTTTAACTTCTAA